In Bombus vancouverensis nearcticus unplaced genomic scaffold, iyBomVanc1_principal scaffold0114, whole genome shotgun sequence, one genomic interval encodes:
- the LOC117163886 gene encoding omega-amidase NIT2-like isoform X2 has protein sequence MLILSSTIHNLNIMILTNIAKQVVRTMSTFRLALVQLEVNEVKRKNVERAVSYISSAKEHNADIIALPECFNSPYGIQYFPKYAESIPDGETSVALPNAAKENNIYVVGGTMPEIEGDKLYNTCTIWGPDGTLIAKHRKVHLFDIDIPNKITFRESDSLGPGNSLTTFDVKGCKIGIGICYDIRFEEMARIYRNKGCQMLIYPAAFNMTTGPLHWSLLQRSRANDNQLYVACISPARVPSASYVAWGHTQLTNPWGKILYDLETQENMAVTDIAGAPGINRRQTNK, from the exons ATGTTGATATTGAGTAGTACCATACATAACCTCAACATTATGATACTTACAAACATCGCTAAACAAGTAGTGCGGACGATGTCGA CATTTCGCTTGGCGTTGGTACAACTTGAAGTAAATGAAGTAAAACGCAAAAATGTAGAGCGGGCAGTTTCCTACATTTCTAGCGCAAAAGAGCACAATGCTGATATTATAGCTCTTCCTGAATGCTTTAATTCACCATATGGAATAc agtactttccaaaatacgccgagagtattcctgatggtgaaacgagcgttgctttaCCGaatgcagctaaagaaaacaacatctatgtagttggtggtacgatgcctgaaatagagggcgataaattgtacaatacctgtactatttggggtcccgatggaactttgatagcaaaacaccgaaag gtacatctattcgacatcgacattcctaataagattacttttcgagagagtgattcactcggtcctggtaactccctaacgacgttcgatgtgaagggctgcaaaataggtattggcatttgctatgatattagattcgaggaaatggcacgcatttatcggaacaaag gttgccaaatgctgatatatccagcggcattcaatatgaccactggaccactgcactggtcattacttcagcgttccagagcgaatgataatcaattatacgttgcttgcatatcaccggctcgtgttccttcagcaagttacgtcgcatgggggcatacacagttgaccaatccctggggaaagattctttacgatttggaaactcaagagaatatggcagtcaccgatatcg caggtgctccgggtataaacagacgacaaacgaacaaatag
- the LOC117163886 gene encoding omega-amidase NIT2-like isoform X3 yields the protein MLILSSTIHNLNIMILTNIAKQVVRTMSTFRLALVQLEVNEVKRKNVERAVSYISSAKEHNADIIALPECFNSPYGIQYFPKYAESIPDGETSVALPNAAKENNIYVVGGTMPEIEGDKLYNTCTIWGPDGTLIAKHRKVHLFDIDIPNKITFRESDSLGPGNSLTTFDVKGCKIGIGICYDIRFEEMARIYRNKGCQMLIYPAAFNMTTGPLHWSLLQRSRANDNQLYVACISPARVPSASYVAWGHTQLTNPWGKILYDLETQENMAVTDIGAPGINRRQTNK from the exons ATGTTGATATTGAGTAGTACCATACATAACCTCAACATTATGATACTTACAAACATCGCTAAACAAGTAGTGCGGACGATGTCGA CATTTCGCTTGGCGTTGGTACAACTTGAAGTAAATGAAGTAAAACGCAAAAATGTAGAGCGGGCAGTTTCCTACATTTCTAGCGCAAAAGAGCACAATGCTGATATTATAGCTCTTCCTGAATGCTTTAATTCACCATATGGAATAc agtactttccaaaatacgccgagagtattcctgatggtgaaacgagcgttgctttaCCGaatgcagctaaagaaaacaacatctatgtagttggtggtacgatgcctgaaatagagggcgataaattgtacaatacctgtactatttggggtcccgatggaactttgatagcaaaacaccgaaag gtacatctattcgacatcgacattcctaataagattacttttcgagagagtgattcactcggtcctggtaactccctaacgacgttcgatgtgaagggctgcaaaataggtattggcatttgctatgatattagattcgaggaaatggcacgcatttatcggaacaaag gttgccaaatgctgatatatccagcggcattcaatatgaccactggaccactgcactggtcattacttcagcgttccagagcgaatgataatcaattatacgttgcttgcatatcaccggctcgtgttccttcagcaagttacgtcgcatgggggcatacacagttgaccaatccctggggaaagattctttacgatttggaaactcaagagaatatggcagtcaccgatatcg gtgctccgggtataaacagacgacaaacgaacaaatag
- the LOC117163886 gene encoding omega-amidase NIT2-like isoform X1: protein MLILSSTIHNLNIMILTNIAKQVVRTMSTFRLALVQLEVNEVKRKNVERAVSYISSAKEHNADIIALPECFNSPYGIQYFPKYAESIPDGETSVALPNAAKENNIYVVGGTMPEIEGDKLYNTCTIWGPDGTLIAKHRKVHLFDIDIPNKITFRESDSLGPGNSLTTFDVKGCKIGIGICYDIRFEEMARIYRNKGCQMLIYPAAFNMTTGPLHWSLLQRSRANDNQLYVACISPARVPSASYVAWGHTQLTNPWGKILYDLETQENMAVTDIDLKVVEEVRAQIPTFSQRRTDLYDTVCKKE, encoded by the exons ATGTTGATATTGAGTAGTACCATACATAACCTCAACATTATGATACTTACAAACATCGCTAAACAAGTAGTGCGGACGATGTCGA CATTTCGCTTGGCGTTGGTACAACTTGAAGTAAATGAAGTAAAACGCAAAAATGTAGAGCGGGCAGTTTCCTACATTTCTAGCGCAAAAGAGCACAATGCTGATATTATAGCTCTTCCTGAATGCTTTAATTCACCATATGGAATAc agtactttccaaaatacgccgagagtattcctgatggtgaaacgagcgttgctttaCCGaatgcagctaaagaaaacaacatctatgtagttggtggtacgatgcctgaaatagagggcgataaattgtacaatacctgtactatttggggtcccgatggaactttgatagcaaaacaccgaaag gtacatctattcgacatcgacattcctaataagattacttttcgagagagtgattcactcggtcctggtaactccctaacgacgttcgatgtgaagggctgcaaaataggtattggcatttgctatgatattagattcgaggaaatggcacgcatttatcggaacaaag gttgccaaatgctgatatatccagcggcattcaatatgaccactggaccactgcactggtcattacttcagcgttccagagcgaatgataatcaattatacgttgcttgcatatcaccggctcgtgttccttcagcaagttacgtcgcatgggggcatacacagttgaccaatccctggggaaagattctttacgatttggaaactcaagagaatatggcagtcaccgatatcg atctaaaagttgttgaggaagtaagggctcagatacctacattttctcagagacgtacagatttgtacgacactgtctgtaagaaggagtaa